In Solidesulfovibrio carbinoliphilus subsp. oakridgensis, the sequence CAGAAACCCGGTGACCACGACCGGCGGGATGAATCCCACGGAAAACGATCGCACCAGCTTCTGCTTCTGGCTGAAAAAGTAGGCCAGGTACATGACCAGGACCACCTTGGCCAGCTCCATGGGCTGGAGCGTGGCCGGCCCGAAGTGCATCCAGCGGCGTGCGCCGCCGGCCTTGACGGAAAAAGGCGGCACCAGCGTCAGGACGAGCAGGCCCACGATGGCAAAAAGCCACAGGTAGACCGGGCCGTGCAGGACCTTTCGCGGCATCCAGGCGCAAAGGGCCATGAGCGTGAGGCTGACCAGGGCGAAAAGGGCCTGCCGCTGGAAAAAGTAGTAACGGTTGCCGTTTAGGCGCTCGGCCATGACCCCGCTCGACGAGAAGACCATGACCAGCCCCAGCCCGGCCAACAGCAGGGCCGCGCCCAGAAGCCACAGGTCGAAGGGGCCCTGCTTCTTGGTTTCGGCGGTCGCCACCTTCACCCGGCTCATGGCCTGCCCTCCGCCTGTCCGGCCGGTCCCATGGGCAGGCCGGCGAAGATCTCCTGGAAGTCCCGACCCCTGGCCTTGTAGCTGTCATACAGGTCGAAGCTGGCCGTGGCCGGGGACAGGAGGATCACGTCGCCGGGGACGGCCTCGGCGAAAAGCCGCGTGACCGCCGCCTTCTGGGTCGGCTCGTAAAAAAGCGGCACCTGCCCGGCCCAGGCGGCCTCGAAAATCTCGCGGCTGGCCCCAAAGAGCCCGACCGAGGCGACTTTTCCCTTCAGAAGCGGCAGCAGGGCCGCCAGGTCGCCGCCCTTCCAGACGCCGCCGCACAGGAGCCGGACCGGCCGGTCGAAGCTTTTGAGGGCCGCCTCCATGGCCGCGACCGTGGTGGCCTTGGAGTCGTCGACGAAAAGGACGCCCCGCTTCTCGCCGATGATCTGGAGCCGGTGCGGGGCCGGGGCAAAGCTCTCGAAGGCGGCCTTGGCCGTCTCTTCGGTGACGCCGAAGGGCTGGCAGGCGAGGTAGGCGGCCTCCATGTTCTGGCGGTTGTGCAGGCCCGCCAGACGCGGGCAGTGAAACCGGCCCGACGGTGCGAACCAGACGACCTCGCCCTTGCTCAGGGTCCGGCCGGCCAGAGTCTCCCGCAGTTCCTCGGGCACGAGGGCCAGATCGCCGGGGCGCTGGGCCTTGAAAAGATTGAGCTTGGCGTCGAGATATTCGTCGAGGTCCGCGTGCCAGTCGAGGTGGTTGGGCGAAAAATTGAGCAGCACGCCGACGCGCGGCCGAAACGTCCTGACCAGCTGGAGCTGGAAGCTCGACACCTCGAGGACCACCACGTCGGCCGGGTCGCCGGCCAGGACGTATTCGGACAAGGGCGTGCCGATGTTGCCGCCGGTGAAGACCTTGCGGCCGGCGGCCTCGAGCAGGTGGCTTATGAGCATGACCGTGGTGGTCTTGCCGTTGGAGCCCGTGACCGCGACGATGGGCTCAGCCGTGAACCACGAGGCCAGTTCCAGCTCGGACACGACCTGGGCCCCGGGGCAGGCGGCCAGGCAGTCGGTGAGCGAGGCGGCCCGGATGCCGGGCGAGAGGACCACCAGGTCCGCGCCGGCGAAATCGGCCGGCCCGTGGTCGCCCACGCGCAGGTCGTAGCCGGCTTCCACGGCCTCGGCCCGGAAGGCGTCGGTGACGGAGGCGGCGTTTTTCTCGAGGAACCGGACCGAGGCGCCAAGGCGCGACAGGAGGCGGGCCGCCGCCCGTCCCGAAGCGCCGGCGCCGACGACAACGGATTGGTGCCCGCTCAATTGTCCCGCATGAAGCATGTCGCGCATGGTCCGCCTACCGCAGTTTGAGAGTCGAAAGCCCGACCAGGGCCAGTAAAATGGATAAAATCCAGAACCGGATGATGATCTTCGATTCCGGCACGCCCATGAGTTCGAAGTGGTGGTGCAACGGGGCCATGCGGAAAATCCGCTTGCCCCCGGTCATCTTGAAGTAGCCGACCTGGAGGATGACCGAGACGGTCTCGGCCACGTACAGGCCGCCGACGATAATGAGCAGCAGCTCCTGCTTGCAAAGGACGGCGAGAAATCCCAAGGCCCCGCCGAGCGACAGCGAGCCCACGT encodes:
- the murD gene encoding UDP-N-acetylmuramoyl-L-alanine--D-glutamate ligase; amino-acid sequence: MRDMLHAGQLSGHQSVVVGAGASGRAAARLLSRLGASVRFLEKNAASVTDAFRAEAVEAGYDLRVGDHGPADFAGADLVVLSPGIRAASLTDCLAACPGAQVVSELELASWFTAEPIVAVTGSNGKTTTVMLISHLLEAAGRKVFTGGNIGTPLSEYVLAGDPADVVVLEVSSFQLQLVRTFRPRVGVLLNFSPNHLDWHADLDEYLDAKLNLFKAQRPGDLALVPEELRETLAGRTLSKGEVVWFAPSGRFHCPRLAGLHNRQNMEAAYLACQPFGVTEETAKAAFESFAPAPHRLQIIGEKRGVLFVDDSKATTVAAMEAALKSFDRPVRLLCGGVWKGGDLAALLPLLKGKVASVGLFGASREIFEAAWAGQVPLFYEPTQKAAVTRLFAEAVPGDVILLSPATASFDLYDSYKARGRDFQEIFAGLPMGPAGQAEGRP